A stretch of the Nilaparvata lugens isolate BPH unplaced genomic scaffold, ASM1435652v1 scaffold4539, whole genome shotgun sequence genome encodes the following:
- the LOC111049949 gene encoding uncharacterized protein LOC111049949: MFQYKEFFAKSNKISQKREGTSNLADKMMSKEMDRRSMMASELFERANLDSIRSREGLASLANPRNQITSKYVPSRSVKELQTLTTRALKQSDKISNNNSTRNMKYTIPTGMNKKEYNDTNKNPLEGRKVTATNKVEFRGNSRTKQSASTENISEAKCSTTHRCASQSATETVDVKFCTIPNKAFQDYMKKHSRRDKVNDHKIYRTIMLSNETPIDSLSNLSKVQETFEKSIKNAALKSISSIPPKQINEQQRKYRSMSYKIPHFETNQENNSLIK; this comes from the exons atGTTTCAATATAAAGAATTTTTTGCAAAATCAAACAAGATTTCTCAAAAAAGAGAAG GGACGAGTAATTTAGCTGATAAGATGATGTCTAAAGAAATGGATAGAAGATCTATGATGGCATCAGAACTGTTTGAAAGAGCAAACTTAGATAGCATAAGAAGTAGAGAAGGACTAGCCTCACTTGCAAATCCAAGAAATCAAATCACATCAAAATATGTACCCAGCAGATCTGTCAAAGAGCTACAAACCCTAACCACAAGAGCTCTTAAGCAATCCGATAAAAtatcaaacaataattcaacAAGAAACATGAAATACACAATACCAACAGGAATGAACAAGAAAGAATATAATGATACAAACAAAAATCCACTGGAGGGCAGAAAAGTTACTGCTACAAATAAAGTTGAGTTTAGAGGGAATTCTAGAACCAAGCAATCTGCATCCACTGAAAATATATCTGAAGCAAAATGTAGCACAACACATAGATGTGCATCTCAATCAGCTACGGAGACAGTTGATGTGAAGTTCTGTACAATACCAAACAAAGCTTTCCAAGATTACATGAAGAAACATTCCAGAAGAGATAAAGTAAATGACCATAAAATTTACAGAACTATTATGCTCAGCAATGAAACCCCAATCGATTCTTTATCTAATCTTTCAAAAGTGcaagaaacatttgaaaaatctattaaaaatgCAGCACTAAAATCAATATCCAGTATACCTCCAAAGCAGATCAATGAGCAACAAAGAAAATATAGGTCTATGAGCTATAAGATTCCACACTTCGAAACCAATCAAGAGAATAACAGCCtgattaaataa